ACCGGATCGCCTGGGCTCCGGGCCGGGTGGCGCACGGCTGCTGAGCAGCCGGCCCCCTTCCCCGGCGTGCCCGCTCGCGGCCCCGGGGTCTTCCCTGCCCACCTCTGTCACCACTTGCGGCACCTCATCGCGTGCCGGTTCGTCGCGCTCCGCGTTATCGAGCTGCGACCACTGAACGAGAAAGCTCCTGAAATGGCGACTAGGACAGTCAGTTCCACCGCGCCCCGGAACGAGGGCCTGCCATGGTAGCGGCGCGGATCACGGTCAACGGGAAAGAAACGCAGATTTCACCGGCCGCGGCCCACACCACGGCGCTGGACTTCCTGCGCGAGCGCGGCCTCACCGGCACCAAGGAGGGCTGCGCCGAGGGTGAATGCGGCGCGTGTTCGGTCCTGGTGGCCCGGCCCGGGGTGCGGAAGCCCACGGACTGGGTGGCGGTCAACGCCTGCCTGGTTCCGGTCGCGGCGCTCGACGGCCAGGAGGTCATCACCTCCGAGGGTCTCGCCACCGCCGGCGAACCCGGCGCGCCCGCCGCGCTGCACCCCGTACAGCAGGAGATGGCCGCCCGCGGCGGCTCCCAATGCGGCTACTGCACACCGGGGTTCATCTGCAGCATGGCGTCCGAGTACTACCGGCCCGACCGCTGCGCGCACGCGGACCCGGACCCGTCCGGCGACTCCGGTGCCGACAGCGGTGCCGACTCCGAGCACGGCCCCAACGGCTTCGATCTGCACGCGCTGAGCGGGAACCTGTGCCGGTGCACCGGCTACCGCCCGATCCGCGATGCCGCCTTCGCCGTCGGCTCGCCCGCCGAGGACGACGTACTCGCGCGGCGTCGCGAGCAGTCCCCGCCCGCACCGGTCGCCACCGCGTACACCCGGGACGACGGCACGTTCCTGCGGCCGGGCACCCTGGCGGAGGCGGTACGGCTGCTGCGCGAGCGGCCCGGGGCCGTGGTCGTCTCGGGCAGCACCGACTGGGGTGTGGAGGTGAACATCCGCTCCCGCCGCGCCGATTGTGTGGTCGCGGTCGACCGGCTTTCCGAACTGCGGGGCCTGCGCGTCGCATCCGATCACATCGAGATCGGGGCGGCGCTGACGCTCACCGAGATCGAACGCCGCCTCGACGGCGATGTCCCGCTGCTGGCCGACCTGTTCCCGCAGTTCGCCTCCCGGCTCATCCGCAACAGTGCGACCCTCGGCGGCAATCTGGGAACCGGCTCCCCCATCGGCGACAGCCCGCCGGTGCTGCTCGCGCTGGAGGCGTCGCTCCTGCTCGCCGACGCCGACGGCGAGCGCGAGGTCCCCCTGTCCGACTACTTCACCGGCTACCGGCAGAGCGTGCGCCGTCCCGGCGAGCTGATCCGCGCGGTGCGCGTCCCGCTGCCGCTCTCGCGGGTCACGGCCTTCCACAAGATCGCCAAGCGGCGCTTCGACGACATTTCCAGCGTGGCGGTCGCCTTCGCCCTCGACATCGAGAACGGCGTCGTCGGGAAGGCGCGCATCGGCCTGGGCGGCGTGGCCGCCACCCCGGTCCGCGCCCGCACCACCGAGGCGGCCCTGGAGGGCCGGCCGTGGACGGCGGAGACCGTCGAGGCCGCGGCCCGGCTGCTGCGGACCGAGGGCACACCCATGGACGATCACCGCGCCAGCGCCGGCTACCGCTCCGCGATGCTCGGCCAGAGCCTGCTCAAGCTGTACGCGCGAACCACCGAGGCGGTGTCGTCATGAGCCATTTGTCCCAGCGTCCCGAAAACCCCGTCGTGGGCGTCCCGATGCCGCACGAGAGCGCCAACCTGCACGTCACCGGCGCGGCCCTCTACACCGACGACCTGGTCCACCGCACCAAGGACGTGCTGCACGCGTATCCGGTCCAGGTGATGAAGGCACACGGCCGGATCACGGAGCTGCGCACCGCGCCCGCGCTCGCCGTGCCGGGTGTGGTCCGCGTACTGACCGGCGCCGACGTGCCCGGCGTCAACGACGCCGGAATGAAGCACGACGAACCGCTGTTCCCGGACACGGTCATGTTCCACGGCCACGCGGTCGCCTGGGTGCTGGGCGAGAGCGTCGAGGCGGCCCGGCTCGGCGCCGCGGCCGTCGAGGTGGAACTCGACGAGCGGCCGTCCGTGATCACCCTGCGGGAAGCGATCGCGGCGGACAGTTTCCACGGCGCCCGGCCCGTGCTGCTGACCGGCGACGTCGACGCGGGCTTCGCCGATTCCGCGCACGTGTTCACCGGCGAGTTCCAGTTCTCCGATCAGGAACACTTCTATCTCGAAACGCACGCGGCGCTCGCCCACGTCGACGAGAACGGGCAGATGTTCGTCCAGAGCAGCACCCAGCACCCCTCGGAGACGCAGGAGATCGTCGCGCACGTACTCGGCCTGCACAGCCACGAGGTGACCGTGCAGTGCCTGCGGATGGGTGGTGGCTTCGGCGGCAAGGAGATGCAGCCGCACGGCTTCGCGGCCATCGCCGCGCTGGGTGCCCGGCTGACCGGCCGGCCGGTCCGGGTACGGCTCAACCGGACCCAGGACCTGACCATGTCCGGCAAGCGCCACGGGTTCCACGCCACCTGGAAGATCGGCTTCGACGCCGAGGGCCGCATCCAGGCCCTCGACGCCACCTTGACCGCGGACGGCGGCTGGAGTCTGGACCTCTCCGAGCCCGTCGTGGCCCGCGCGCTGTGCCACATCGACAACACCTACTGGATTCCGCACGCCCGCGTCACCGGCCGCATCGCCAAGACCAACAAGGTCTCCAACACCGCTTTCCGCGGCTTCGGCGGACCGCAGGGCATGCTGGTGATCGAGGACATCATGGGCCGGTGCGCACCGCTGCTCGGCCTGGATCCGATGGAGCTGCGCGCACGCAACTTCTACCGGCAGGGCCAGTCCACCCCGTACGGACAGCCGGTCCCCCACCCCGAACGGATCTCCGTCATCTGGCAACAGGTCCAGGACGACGCCGCCATCGCCGAACGGCGGCGCGGGATCGAGGAGTTCAACGCCGCGCACCCCCACACCAAGCGGGCGCTCGCGCTCACCGGGATCAAGTTCGGGATCTCCTTCAACCTCACCGCCTTCAACCAGGCGGGCGCGCTGGTCCTGGTCTACAAGGACGGCTCGGTCCTGATCAACCACGGCGGCACCGAGATGGGGCAGGGCCTGCACACCAAGATGCTGCAGGTGGCCGCGACCACGCTGGGCATCCCGCTGCACAAGGTGCGGCTGGCCCCGACGCGCACCGACAAGGTGCCCAACACCTCCGCCACCGCCGCCAGCGCCGGGGCGGACCTCAACGGCGCGGCCGTCAAGAACGCCTGCGAGCAGATCCGCGAGCGGCTGCTCCAGGTGGCCGGCACCCGGCTCGGCGCGAACGCCTCGGACGTGCGCATCGTCGGGGGCGTCGCACGGGTCCTCGGCCAGGACGAGCAACTGGCCTGGGACGACCTGGTGCGCACCGCCTACTTCCAGCGGGTCCAGCTGTCGGCGGCCGGTTTCTACCGGACCGAGGGGCTGCACTGGGACGCGAAGTCCTTCCACGGCTCCCCGTTCAAGTACTTCTCCTACGGCGCCGCCGCGGCCGAGGTGGAGGTGGACGGCTTCACGGGCGCCTACCGGATCCGCCGGGTGGACATCGTGCACGATGTCGGCGACAGCCTCTCCCCCCTGATCGACATCGGTCA
This is a stretch of genomic DNA from Streptomyces sp. NBC_00536. It encodes these proteins:
- the xdhB gene encoding xanthine dehydrogenase molybdopterin binding subunit, with protein sequence MSHLSQRPENPVVGVPMPHESANLHVTGAALYTDDLVHRTKDVLHAYPVQVMKAHGRITELRTAPALAVPGVVRVLTGADVPGVNDAGMKHDEPLFPDTVMFHGHAVAWVLGESVEAARLGAAAVEVELDERPSVITLREAIAADSFHGARPVLLTGDVDAGFADSAHVFTGEFQFSDQEHFYLETHAALAHVDENGQMFVQSSTQHPSETQEIVAHVLGLHSHEVTVQCLRMGGGFGGKEMQPHGFAAIAALGARLTGRPVRVRLNRTQDLTMSGKRHGFHATWKIGFDAEGRIQALDATLTADGGWSLDLSEPVVARALCHIDNTYWIPHARVTGRIAKTNKVSNTAFRGFGGPQGMLVIEDIMGRCAPLLGLDPMELRARNFYRQGQSTPYGQPVPHPERISVIWQQVQDDAAIAERRRGIEEFNAAHPHTKRALALTGIKFGISFNLTAFNQAGALVLVYKDGSVLINHGGTEMGQGLHTKMLQVAATTLGIPLHKVRLAPTRTDKVPNTSATAASAGADLNGAAVKNACEQIRERLLQVAGTRLGANASDVRIVGGVARVLGQDEQLAWDDLVRTAYFQRVQLSAAGFYRTEGLHWDAKSFHGSPFKYFSYGAAAAEVEVDGFTGAYRIRRVDIVHDVGDSLSPLIDIGQVEGGFVQGAGWLTLEDLRWDAGDGPNRGRLLTQAASTYKLPSFSEMPEEFNVRLLENATEEGAVYGSKAVGEPPLMLAFSVREALRQAAAAFGPAGISLELASPATPEAVYWAIEAAREGGARYDAHAPDGSGTPADADTLSHA
- a CDS encoding xanthine dehydrogenase small subunit, encoding MVAARITVNGKETQISPAAAHTTALDFLRERGLTGTKEGCAEGECGACSVLVARPGVRKPTDWVAVNACLVPVAALDGQEVITSEGLATAGEPGAPAALHPVQQEMAARGGSQCGYCTPGFICSMASEYYRPDRCAHADPDPSGDSGADSGADSEHGPNGFDLHALSGNLCRCTGYRPIRDAAFAVGSPAEDDVLARRREQSPPAPVATAYTRDDGTFLRPGTLAEAVRLLRERPGAVVVSGSTDWGVEVNIRSRRADCVVAVDRLSELRGLRVASDHIEIGAALTLTEIERRLDGDVPLLADLFPQFASRLIRNSATLGGNLGTGSPIGDSPPVLLALEASLLLADADGEREVPLSDYFTGYRQSVRRPGELIRAVRVPLPLSRVTAFHKIAKRRFDDISSVAVAFALDIENGVVGKARIGLGGVAATPVRARTTEAALEGRPWTAETVEAAARLLRTEGTPMDDHRASAGYRSAMLGQSLLKLYARTTEAVSS